The following DNA comes from Porphyromonadaceae bacterium W3.11.
TAAGGAAGCACTTTTTGCTCTTGGGGAGACTCCACTTCCTGACTATATTGAACGTCCAGTAGTCCCTGAGGATGAAGAACGATACCAAACAATATATGCGACTGAAGAGGGTGCTGTAGTAGGCCCATCTGCTGGTTTTCACTTTAGTAGAGAGCTATTTAAGCGACTCGAGTTGCAGGATTGTCGTTTTGCATATCTAACCCTACATGCAAGCAGGGTTATGTACTCTGAGATTGATGTCGATGACTTATCTAAGTTTAAGATGGGGTCAGAGCGAATGATAGTGAATGAGGATTGCTGTGATCTAGTGAATAATGCGATTCGAAGCTCTAAAAGAGTATGTGCTGTTGGTACCACTTCCATGAAAGCTGTCGAAACATGTGTGAGCACAGACGGCTTTATCAAGCCTTATGATGGCTGGACTGGAAAGTTTATATTCCCTGAGTATCATTTTGAGGTGGCAGATTCTATGATTACAGGTTTCCATATGCCATATTCATCGTTACTGATGATGGTGGCTGCTTTTGGAGGTTACGACAATGTAATGAATGCTTATAAGGTGGCCATTGAAGAAGGGTATCGCTTTGGTGCCTATGGAGATGCAATGCTCATCATCTGATTAATAAAAAGAAGTGACTACAGTATATTTAGCACTAGGTGCAAATCTGGGGGATAGACGCCAGCAGTTGGAAAAGGCTCGCCAACTAATTAATGAGAGAGTAGGGCAGATAGAGCGATGCTCTGAGGAGTATGAAACAGAGCCTGTGGGCTTTGTTTCAGAACACCCATTTATTAATCAAGCGATTAAAGTGGTAACAGATTTAGAGCCATTTGAGTTATTGAGGGTGACTCAGGAAATAGAGTTGGATCTAGGAAGAGATAGAAAAAGTGAGAATGGACAGCACTTTGACCGAACTTGTGATATAGATATCATTTTGTACGGAGATCTTATTCTTGATAATGAGAAATTACAAATTCCTCATCCTCACTTTAGGGAGCGGCGTTTTGTATTACGTCCGATGCTCGATATAGCTGCTAACGTTATCGATCCTGTCACTCATAAGAGCATCATGGAGCTAGAGGGAAAGCAAAATGGGTAGGATTTTAGGTCTTGACATAGGTCGAAAAAGGTGTGGTATAGCTGTGACTGATCCATTGAGGATCATTCCTGGTGGCTTAGGTTATCAGCCTACACATCTTTTACCCGACTGGGTCAAGGATTATTGTGCCAAAGAGCCAGTTGATATGATCGTCATAGGACTACCGAAGCAGGCCAATAATACGGAGTCCGAGAGTATGCAGTACATTAGACCCGTGGTGAATAGGTTGAAGAAATTATTACCAGATATGGAGATTATCCCTTACGATGAGCGATATACCTCCGTATTGGCTCATAGAGCAGTTATAGAGGGGGGGATTAAGAAGATGGCTAGAAGGGAAAAAGGACTAATTGATGAGGTCAGTGCTGTAATCATTCTTCAGGATTTTATGGAAAGTAAAGTGTATAAAGATAGCTACAAATAGATATGACATTACCGATATACATATATGGAACAGATGTTCTAAGAGAGGAGACAAAAGAGATAGAAGCTGATTATCCAGGTCTTGAGAAGCTTATTGCAAATATGTTTGAGACCATGTACCAGTCGGATGGAGTAGGTTTGGCTGCTCCCCAAGTGGGAAAGTCCATTCGTTTATTTGTCATTGATGCCTCTCCAGTTGCAGAAGACTTTGAGGATAGTAAGGACTTTAAGAGGGTTGTGATTAACCCAGAGATTATCTCTAGTAGTGAAGAGGTTGTGAGTATGTGGGAGGGATGCTTGAGTTTACCTGGTCTTTCTGAAAAGGTGGAGCGACCAGCCTCTGTCACGGTTAAGTACTTGAATGAACGTTTCGAACTAGTAGAGGAGACATTGCATAACTTCAATGCTCGGGTGTTCCAACATGAATATGACCATCTGGAGGAAACTTTATTTACTGATAAAATTAGCCCAATGCGTAAGCAAATGGTTAAGAAAAAACTTCAGAAAATGAGTCGTGGCAATGTGTCGGCGAGCTATAAGATGGTAACAAAGTAGAATATAATTGTCATGAAAAAGGCTTGGAGTATCTGGATATTATACATTCTATTACTGGGCGGATTAGCAACTCCACTCAAAGCACAGATTGATACTGATAGAGTGATATCAATCGGTTTGAATGCCATATACTTCAAGGATTACGTATTAGCCATTCAGTATTTTAACTCAGCGATTCAGAATGATTCGAATAGAGCTGAGCCCTATTACTATAGGGGCTTGGCAAAATTTAGTTTGGATGACTATTTGGGAGCAGAGATTGACTCAGACGCATGTATTGAGAGAAATCCATATATTGGTGAAGCCTATTATCTGAGAGCAATCTCTAGGCACTCCTTGGGTAAGGATTCATTAGCTATTGAGGATTATAAGGTAGTGCTTAATAGTAATCCAGATCATAAGGGGGCACTCCATAACTCCGCTCTACTGAATGTTGCTATGAATGATACGATATCAGCAAGGAAAGCCCTGGATCATCTTCAACGTTTTTTCCCATCTTATGCTCCTGGATATATGATTGATGGGGGACTTCATCTTGAACAAAATGATACCATCACAGCGATCAATTTATTCGAAAAAGC
Coding sequences within:
- the queA gene encoding tRNA preQ1(34) S-adenosylmethionine ribosyltransferase-isomerase QueA, encoding MKLSQFNYKLPKEQIALHPSYHRDESKMLVLNKKTGEITHKLFKDLTEYFGKDDVFILNNTRVFPAKLLGNKEKTNAMIEVFLLRELKKESLLWDVLVDPARKIRIGNKLFFGEDDSLVAEVIDNTTSRGRTLKFMFDGTHEEFKEALFALGETPLPDYIERPVVPEDEERYQTIYATEEGAVVGPSAGFHFSRELFKRLELQDCRFAYLTLHASRVMYSEIDVDDLSKFKMGSERMIVNEDCCDLVNNAIRSSKRVCAVGTTSMKAVETCVSTDGFIKPYDGWTGKFIFPEYHFEVADSMITGFHMPYSSLLMMVAAFGGYDNVMNAYKVAIEEGYRFGAYGDAMLII
- the ruvX gene encoding Holliday junction resolvase RuvX, translated to MGRILGLDIGRKRCGIAVTDPLRIIPGGLGYQPTHLLPDWVKDYCAKEPVDMIVIGLPKQANNTESESMQYIRPVVNRLKKLLPDMEIIPYDERYTSVLAHRAVIEGGIKKMARREKGLIDEVSAVIILQDFMESKVYKDSYK
- the folK gene encoding 2-amino-4-hydroxy-6-hydroxymethyldihydropteridine diphosphokinase, with product MTTVYLALGANLGDRRQQLEKARQLINERVGQIERCSEEYETEPVGFVSEHPFINQAIKVVTDLEPFELLRVTQEIELDLGRDRKSENGQHFDRTCDIDIILYGDLILDNEKLQIPHPHFRERRFVLRPMLDIAANVIDPVTHKSIMELEGKQNG
- the def gene encoding peptide deformylase, producing the protein MTLPIYIYGTDVLREETKEIEADYPGLEKLIANMFETMYQSDGVGLAAPQVGKSIRLFVIDASPVAEDFEDSKDFKRVVINPEIISSSEEVVSMWEGCLSLPGLSEKVERPASVTVKYLNERFELVEETLHNFNARVFQHEYDHLEETLFTDKISPMRKQMVKKKLQKMSRGNVSASYKMVTK